From Quercus lobata isolate SW786 chromosome 1, ValleyOak3.0 Primary Assembly, whole genome shotgun sequence, one genomic window encodes:
- the LOC115952709 gene encoding uncharacterized protein LOC115952709, protein MKGDSNKRNRNKYCCFYRDHGHDTDECFDLKQQIENRINQGKLRNFLGRDHKDEKLKGKLEEPPRPPLGEIMVIMGGTSIGQFSKSRKTYLNVVQNIQLSGRSLRMRTDEPAITFTDEDAERVHHLHDDAIVITLLIVDYMTKKVLVDNGSSTDILYYPAFQQMRFGRD, encoded by the coding sequence ATGAAGGGAGATTCCAACAAGCGCAATAGGAACAAGTATTGCTGCTTCTACAGagaccatgggcatgacacAGACGAGTGTTTTGATTTGAAGCAGCAGATAGAAAATCGTATCAATCAAGGGAAATTGAGAaatttccttggacgagatCACAAAGACGAGAAGTTGAAGGGAAAGCTAGAAGAGCCGCCACGACCTCCACTTGGAGAAATAATGGTGATTATGGGAGGTACTTCAATAGGACAGTTTTCCAAGTCAAGAAAGACGTATCTCAACGTGGTGCAAAACATCCAACTCTCTGGACGATCACTAAGGATGAGGACGGACGAGCCTGCCATCACGTTCACAGACGAGGATGCTGAAAGAGTTCACCACTTGCATGATGATGCAATCGTTATCACTTTGCTCATTGTTGATTATATGACTAAAAAGGTGTTGGTAGACAATGGAAGTTCAACAGACATCCTGTATTACCCCGCCTTCCAACAAATGAGGTTTGGACGTGATTAA